One stretch of Acidobacteriota bacterium DNA includes these proteins:
- a CDS encoding deoxyribonuclease IV has protein sequence MKLLGAHMSIAGGLHLAVERAAAAKCDALQIFTRSSNQWKVKPLEEPEAAIFREKQLELGVAPAFAHDSYLINLASPDPALHARSAAAFGEEIDRCDLLGLPYLIAHPGAHMGAGEEAGIDRIARALSGLFAARPASRVRVLLETTAGMGSAVGSRFEHLRAILDRVEPPQRLGVCLDTCHVFAAGYDISTERGYHAVMEEFNRLIGVQWIRAFHLNDSKKGLGCRLDRHEHIGQGALGVTAFWCLLNDPRFDGAPMVLETPKGDDLAEDVANLTLLRAQIGSPKPVEPATRIAVAAQTKAPPKKAAVKKKPRR, from the coding sequence CTTCACCCGCTCGAGCAACCAGTGGAAGGTGAAGCCCCTCGAGGAGCCGGAGGCGGCGATCTTCCGGGAGAAGCAGCTCGAGCTCGGGGTCGCTCCCGCCTTCGCGCACGACTCGTACCTGATCAACCTCGCCTCCCCCGACCCGGCGCTCCACGCGCGATCCGCGGCGGCGTTCGGCGAGGAGATCGATCGCTGCGATCTCCTCGGCCTCCCGTACCTCATCGCGCACCCGGGGGCGCACATGGGGGCGGGGGAGGAGGCCGGTATCGACCGCATCGCCCGGGCGCTCTCGGGGCTCTTCGCGGCGCGCCCCGCCTCGCGTGTGCGGGTGCTCCTCGAGACGACGGCCGGCATGGGCTCGGCCGTCGGGAGCCGGTTCGAGCACCTGCGCGCGATCCTCGATCGCGTCGAGCCGCCGCAGCGGCTCGGCGTCTGCCTCGACACGTGCCACGTCTTCGCGGCGGGCTACGACATCAGCACCGAGCGGGGGTATCACGCCGTGATGGAGGAGTTCAATCGGCTGATCGGCGTGCAGTGGATCCGGGCCTTCCATCTCAACGATTCGAAGAAGGGCCTGGGGTGCCGGCTCGATCGGCACGAGCACATCGGCCAGGGGGCGCTGGGCGTCACCGCCTTCTGGTGCCTCCTCAACGACCCGAGGTTCGACGGGGCCCCGATGGTCCTCGAGACGCCGAAGGGGGACGATCTCGCCGAGGACGTGGCCAACCTGACGCTCCTGCGCGCCCAGATCGGGAGCCCGAAGCCCGTCGAGCCGGCCACGAGGATCGCCGTCGCGGCCCAGACGAAGGCGCCGCCGAAGAAGGCGGCGGTGAAGAAGAAGCCGCGCCGATGA